The following are encoded together in the Pseudidiomarina andamanensis genome:
- a CDS encoding DUF3192 domain-containing protein produces the protein MKFPKLAMVSAVVMLSAGLQGCVIAVNGDGENYSTSDSVSKQEKRNRTAIASFTNGMTVDAVQNELGTPEFSDLWTVDNVRYRVLYYRTQRVHADGNTTRDECTPIVFADGNLIGTGELALTRIPENN, from the coding sequence ATGAAGTTTCCAAAGCTAGCCATGGTTAGTGCCGTTGTGATGTTGTCTGCAGGCTTGCAAGGCTGTGTGATTGCCGTCAATGGTGATGGTGAAAACTACAGCACGAGCGATAGCGTCAGTAAGCAAGAAAAACGTAACCGTACCGCAATTGCATCGTTCACCAATGGTATGACCGTCGATGCAGTACAAAATGAATTAGGCACGCCAGAGTTTTCTGACTTATGGACCGTGGATAATGTACGCTATCGTGTACTATATTATCGCACCCAACGTGTTCACGCAGATGGCAACACCACGCGTGATGAGTGCACCCCAATTGTGTTTGCCGACGGCAATTTAATTGGTACTGGTGAGCTAGCGCTGACACGAATTCCTGAGAATAACTGA
- a CDS encoding S8 family peptidase: protein MNKKLTTLGILASGLLITTSVQADALLGPKLAQDIETKAGPYNVIVSFDKSSDIAPVLQNLGIPYLSLKTMPMAGATVTKLQLQALIENSAVSSIYANTPLQYSNYTSGEITGGHYVHDFYGLDGHGVTIAVLDSGVDATHPDLEFQTKTVENVKILGDLDLLGGRSAFIEGVPNSDTTSGHGTHVAGTVAGSGMVSVNDERRAYYHDGIAPGASLVGLGAGEGLSILYALLGFDYAIANQDRLGIDIITNSWGGGDGAEFDPNNPINKASFEAYSKGMVVSFAASNSGPAEDTLNQYAIAPWVINVAAGTSEKQLADFSSRGVAGHVYKLPDITAPGQNITSTRAPNTVIGAMGPVVDTDHPEYAAYYHTISGTSMATPFVAGVAALLLEVNPDLSPDQIEQILKDSAEPMNYAPHEVGAGYIDVKAAVDLAKITSGNRSSFMSGNTQWASQGFWAQFDNSVDELVYVGKWQSKFHASASQQTVALAKNDNSSIFAKIRGERVRFHFLANNSNPASIEVIADGRSLGTDTIYAANATEASPQEVVIAFDDLGEGVHELEVRILNKHVMFDRVDVDGDLLAPDVSFSTSQQIDSGTMGVSAENLEVQEFPLEIRPNDVSITSTLSWTGVADLDYYLVNPEGVEVASSASLENPEVLQFWTDIPGTYTLRVTGYISIATPFTITTDITSEIQ from the coding sequence ATGAATAAAAAACTTACAACTTTAGGTATTTTGGCCTCAGGATTACTCATCACGACATCTGTACAGGCGGATGCCTTACTCGGTCCGAAACTAGCACAAGATATAGAGACTAAAGCTGGACCTTATAACGTTATTGTTTCTTTTGATAAAAGTAGCGATATTGCGCCAGTTTTACAGAATCTTGGAATACCTTATCTTTCGCTTAAAACCATGCCGATGGCAGGCGCCACGGTCACCAAACTTCAATTACAAGCATTAATTGAAAACTCTGCTGTTAGCAGTATCTATGCAAATACACCGTTGCAATACAGCAATTATACGTCCGGAGAAATTACGGGTGGCCACTATGTTCACGATTTTTATGGTTTAGATGGGCATGGCGTCACTATTGCAGTATTAGACTCCGGCGTAGATGCTACTCATCCGGATCTTGAATTTCAGACGAAGACAGTTGAAAACGTGAAAATTTTAGGCGATCTCGATCTATTGGGGGGACGCAGTGCCTTTATCGAGGGAGTTCCGAATAGTGATACCACATCGGGTCACGGAACCCACGTTGCGGGCACGGTTGCCGGTAGTGGCATGGTGTCAGTAAATGACGAACGTCGAGCATACTATCACGATGGGATTGCCCCAGGAGCAAGTCTTGTTGGTCTTGGCGCAGGCGAAGGCTTATCAATTTTGTATGCGTTGTTGGGGTTCGACTACGCCATTGCTAATCAAGATAGACTTGGTATTGATATTATTACTAATAGTTGGGGTGGTGGTGATGGTGCCGAATTTGATCCAAACAACCCAATTAATAAGGCCTCTTTCGAGGCATACAGCAAAGGTATGGTGGTAAGCTTTGCTGCTTCAAATTCTGGCCCTGCTGAGGATACGTTGAATCAGTACGCGATAGCGCCTTGGGTAATTAATGTGGCAGCTGGCACAAGTGAGAAGCAACTGGCAGACTTTTCAAGTCGTGGCGTAGCTGGTCATGTATATAAGTTACCTGACATCACCGCTCCGGGACAAAATATCACTTCGACTCGTGCACCGAATACAGTAATTGGTGCAATGGGGCCGGTTGTCGATACAGACCATCCAGAATATGCAGCCTATTATCACACTATCAGCGGGACTTCGATGGCGACTCCTTTTGTTGCTGGAGTGGCGGCGTTATTGTTAGAAGTTAACCCAGATCTGTCACCTGACCAAATTGAGCAAATTCTTAAAGATTCTGCTGAACCAATGAATTATGCGCCTCATGAGGTTGGAGCCGGTTACATAGATGTTAAAGCTGCTGTGGATTTGGCAAAAATCACCTCTGGTAACCGCTCAAGCTTTATGAGTGGTAATACTCAGTGGGCAAGCCAAGGATTTTGGGCTCAATTTGATAATAGCGTTGACGAGCTAGTCTATGTAGGTAAATGGCAAAGTAAGTTCCACGCGTCAGCGTCTCAGCAAACAGTTGCGTTGGCAAAAAATGATAACTCATCAATTTTCGCAAAAATACGTGGTGAGCGAGTACGCTTCCATTTCTTAGCAAATAACTCGAATCCTGCATCGATTGAGGTTATTGCGGACGGCCGTTCACTCGGCACCGATACAATATATGCAGCTAATGCAACTGAAGCATCACCTCAGGAAGTTGTGATTGCATTTGATGATTTAGGAGAAGGCGTGCATGAACTGGAAGTACGTATTTTAAATAAACATGTGATGTTTGATCGAGTCGACGTTGATGGAGATTTATTAGCTCCTGATGTTAGTTTCTCAACCAGTCAACAGATTGACTCTGGCACCATGGGCGTTTCAGCAGAGAATCTTGAAGTACAGGAATTTCCACTAGAAATTAGACCAAACGATGTGAGCATTACCTCAACATTGAGTTGGACCGGTGTGGCTGACTTAGATTATTACCTTGTAAATCCAGAAGGGGTTGAAGTAGCTTCTAGCGCATCATTAGAAAACCCAGAAGTACTGCAATTTTGGACAGATATCCCTGGAACCTATACCTTACGTGTTACGGGGTACATTAGTATTGCTACGCCGTTTACAATAACTACTGATATTACGTCTGAAATACAGTAG
- a CDS encoding amidohydrolase family protein, protein MIAVDQNNTEIQQPRRIIDAHFHIYNDSFPLIENQGFLPAPFSIEDYRHRTKDFNIRGGVIVSGSVQGFDQSYLKSALADMGEQFVGITNLPSSVSDAEILKLRDHRIRGIRVNLKRRVVSGLDNLVDFGQRIWDLAGWHLEIYVDSRELDEVMPKLLKLPKVSVDHLGMARSGLSQIQKLADNGVHIKASGFGRTEVDVAKAVKAIYAINPESLMFGTDLPSTRAERPFNVRDIETVCEALGDDKAIDKVFAGNAADFYHINL, encoded by the coding sequence ATGATCGCAGTTGATCAGAACAACACCGAAATACAGCAACCGCGTCGAATTATCGATGCCCATTTTCATATCTACAACGATTCATTTCCGTTGATAGAGAATCAAGGCTTTCTGCCTGCGCCGTTTTCCATTGAAGATTATCGCCACCGCACCAAAGATTTCAATATTCGTGGTGGAGTGATTGTGTCGGGCTCTGTTCAAGGCTTCGATCAAAGCTACTTAAAATCTGCCCTAGCCGATATGGGCGAGCAGTTTGTGGGCATCACCAACTTACCAAGCAGCGTCTCGGATGCCGAGATTTTGAAGCTGCGTGACCACCGCATTCGCGGCATTCGCGTGAACTTAAAACGCCGTGTAGTCAGTGGTCTTGATAACTTGGTCGACTTTGGCCAACGCATTTGGGATTTAGCCGGCTGGCATTTAGAAATCTACGTGGATAGCCGTGAGCTGGATGAAGTGATGCCGAAGCTCTTGAAGCTGCCGAAGGTGTCGGTTGACCATTTAGGCATGGCACGCTCTGGCTTATCGCAAATTCAGAAGCTGGCAGACAATGGGGTTCATATTAAAGCTTCGGGTTTCGGACGTACCGAGGTAGATGTTGCCAAGGCTGTAAAAGCCATCTACGCCATTAACCCTGAAAGCTTGATGTTTGGTACTGACTTGCCTTCAACACGCGCCGAGCGTCCGTTTAATGTGCGTGATATTGAAACTGTGTGCGAAGCACTCGGTGATGACAAAGCTATTGATAAAGTTTTCGCTGGCAACGCCGCTGATTTCTACCACATAAACCTATAA
- a CDS encoding MarC family protein codes for MLDTFLFQFTSLFTMINPIAAVPIYIALTEAMAPKAARWVAMRAAITACIALCVFALLGEAIFSFFNISVNGLRVAGGILFFVMGFEMLRGRTVPKRVDGETESDFGSDVAVTPIGIPMVAGPGAITMVILFIQESPATSNTISLFAAIIAVCILTAFVLATGRQLMARLGRSGSKILMRLMGLIVMLIAVEFFFAGIKPYIIDIARAI; via the coding sequence ATGTTGGATACCTTTCTATTTCAGTTCACCTCATTATTCACCATGATCAACCCCATTGCCGCTGTACCCATCTATATCGCACTCACCGAAGCGATGGCGCCAAAGGCGGCGCGTTGGGTCGCTATGCGTGCCGCCATTACGGCTTGTATTGCACTTTGCGTGTTTGCGTTATTGGGCGAGGCAATTTTTAGCTTCTTTAATATTTCCGTGAACGGATTGCGGGTTGCCGGCGGCATCTTATTTTTCGTGATGGGTTTTGAGATGCTACGCGGTCGCACCGTACCAAAGCGTGTTGATGGCGAAACCGAAAGCGATTTTGGGTCGGATGTCGCGGTAACGCCAATTGGTATTCCAATGGTTGCGGGACCTGGTGCCATCACCATGGTTATCTTGTTTATTCAAGAAAGCCCAGCAACGTCGAATACCATTAGTTTGTTCGCAGCAATCATTGCGGTATGTATTCTCACTGCCTTCGTATTAGCGACAGGTCGTCAATTGATGGCACGACTTGGCCGTAGCGGCAGTAAAATTTTAATGCGGTTGATGGGATTAATTGTGATGTTGATTGCCGTCGAATTCTTCTTCGCCGGCATCAAGCCATACATTATCGATATTGCCCGCGCTATTTAA
- the rpsU gene encoding 30S ribosomal protein S21 yields the protein MPVVKVKENEPFDVALRRFKRSCEKAGVLSEVRRREFYEKPTSERKRKKAAAVKRHAKKLSRENARRTRLY from the coding sequence ATGCCAGTTGTTAAAGTAAAAGAAAACGAGCCGTTTGACGTAGCTTTGCGTCGCTTTAAGCGCTCTTGCGAGAAAGCAGGTGTATTATCAGAAGTTCGTCGTCGTGAATTCTACGAGAAGCCAACTTCTGAGCGTAAGCGCAAGAAAGCAGCTGCGGTTAAGCGTCACGCGAAAAAATTGTCGCGTGAAAATGCACGTCGCACTCGTCTGTACTAA
- the rpoD gene encoding RNA polymerase sigma factor RpoD translates to MQQSRQSQLRLLIAKGKEQGYLTFSEVNDHLPSEIVDSDQIEDIIGMINDMGIQVFENAPDADELMMSEDTADEDAAEAAAQALASVDGELGRTTDPVRMYMREMGTVELLTREGEIDIAKRIEDGINQVQCSVAEYPEAINFLLDQWDSCEAEEMRLTDIISGFIDPNEVDEAPVAATHIGSELSEDQLEDEDEDVDEDDDDSDDDSSDSGIDPEFARQKFAELRDQYERTRAAISKHGRDNAKARKEIEALSELFKQFRLVPKQFDRLVKDMRDMMHRVRVQERLIMKMCVEQAGMPKRAFMKLFAGNENSTAWLAKAIDDGEAYSESLSTLQVELERCIHKLAEVEVETGLTIAKVKDINRRMSIGEAKARRAKKEMVEANLRLVISIAKKYTNRGLQFLDLIQEGNIGLMKAVDKFEYRRGYKFSTYATWWIRQAITRSIADQARTIRIPVHMIETINKLNRISRQMLQEMGREPTPEELAERMVMPEDKIRKVLKIAKEPISMETPIGDDEDSHLGDFIEDTTLDLPVDSATSESLRNAVREVLGGLTQREAKVLRMRFGIDMNTDHTLEEVGKQFDVTRERIRQIEAKALRKLRHPSRSEQLKSFLDE, encoded by the coding sequence ATGCAGCAGAGTCGTCAATCACAGCTCAGGCTTCTTATTGCCAAAGGTAAGGAGCAAGGTTATCTCACTTTTTCAGAAGTGAACGATCACCTACCTTCTGAGATCGTTGATTCGGATCAAATCGAAGACATCATCGGCATGATCAATGACATGGGTATTCAGGTGTTTGAAAACGCACCCGATGCCGATGAATTGATGATGAGCGAAGACACCGCTGATGAGGACGCAGCTGAAGCCGCCGCGCAAGCATTAGCAAGCGTGGATGGCGAGTTGGGTCGCACCACTGACCCAGTGCGCATGTACATGCGTGAAATGGGCACAGTTGAATTGTTAACTCGCGAAGGCGAGATCGACATCGCAAAGCGCATTGAAGACGGTATTAACCAAGTTCAATGTTCCGTTGCTGAATATCCTGAAGCCATCAATTTCTTGTTGGATCAGTGGGATTCATGCGAAGCGGAAGAAATGCGTTTAACCGACATTATTTCTGGCTTTATTGACCCGAATGAAGTGGACGAAGCGCCTGTCGCTGCAACGCACATTGGTTCTGAATTGAGTGAAGATCAGCTCGAAGACGAAGATGAAGACGTTGATGAGGACGACGATGACAGTGATGATGACAGCTCAGATAGCGGCATCGATCCTGAATTCGCGCGCCAGAAATTCGCTGAACTTCGTGATCAGTACGAAAGAACCCGTGCCGCAATCAGCAAACATGGTCGCGACAATGCCAAAGCACGCAAAGAAATTGAAGCGCTAAGCGAATTGTTCAAGCAATTCCGTCTGGTACCAAAGCAATTTGATCGCTTGGTTAAAGACATGCGCGACATGATGCATCGTGTGCGTGTGCAAGAACGCTTAATCATGAAGATGTGTGTTGAACAGGCGGGTATGCCGAAACGCGCATTCATGAAGCTGTTTGCGGGCAACGAGAATAGCACCGCGTGGTTGGCGAAAGCCATTGACGATGGTGAAGCCTATTCTGAGTCATTATCAACGCTTCAGGTTGAACTCGAGCGTTGTATCCACAAACTTGCAGAAGTCGAAGTGGAAACTGGCTTAACCATCGCGAAAGTTAAAGATATCAACCGTCGTATGTCCATTGGTGAAGCGAAAGCTCGCCGTGCGAAGAAAGAGATGGTTGAAGCCAACTTGCGTTTGGTTATCTCAATTGCGAAAAAATATACCAATCGTGGTTTGCAGTTCTTGGATTTAATTCAAGAAGGTAACATCGGTTTGATGAAAGCCGTCGACAAGTTCGAATACCGTCGTGGTTATAAGTTTTCAACTTATGCAACTTGGTGGATTCGTCAGGCGATTACGCGTTCAATTGCGGATCAGGCTCGTACCATTCGTATTCCGGTTCACATGATCGAAACGATCAATAAATTGAACCGTATCTCGCGTCAAATGCTTCAGGAAATGGGTCGTGAACCGACGCCAGAAGAATTGGCCGAGCGCATGGTCATGCCAGAAGATAAGATCCGTAAAGTTCTGAAAATTGCGAAAGAACCGATTTCAATGGAGACACCAATTGGTGACGATGAAGATTCGCATCTTGGCGACTTCATTGAGGACACCACATTGGATCTACCGGTGGACTCAGCAACCTCAGAAAGCCTACGCAACGCGGTTCGTGAAGTGCTCGGTGGATTGACGCAACGTGAGGCGAAAGTACTTCGTATGCGCTTTGGTATTGATATGAATACCGACCATACGTTGGAAGAAGTTGGTAAGCAGTTTGACGTTACCCGTGAGCGGATTCGTCAGATTGAAGCCAAAGCTTTACGCAAGCTACGTCACCCAAGCCGTTCTGAGCAGCTGAAATCGTTCTTAGACGAGTAA
- the dnaG gene encoding DNA primase has product MAGLIPKSFIHDLIERADVVEIVDSRVPLKKAGRNYQACCPFHNEKSPSFTVAPDKQFYHCFGCGEHGNALDFLMKFDGLEFPEAVEELAHMLGLEVPRETSTNPAADARKRAQESSDYEQMERATKFFAHQLRHHANSKRVIDYLKGRGLSGDIVKQFQIGYAPDGWDGILNALGSDQRSKQQLVDLKLVNQNEQGRYYDFFRDRVMFPIRDRRGRVVGFGGRILEGDGPKYLNSPETRIFHKGRELYGFYEARQANRELEQVVIVEGYMDVVALAQAGISFAVASLGTATTTEQLQMLFRATRKVVCCYDGDRAGRDAAWRALENALPLLNDGIELSFLFLPDGEDPDTLVRKEGAEAFAQRLQNAQSFTDYFFSHLTETIDVQSDAGKSLLLKQVKPLIERIASDFYRETLMERLARLLRRETSQLEAQIKAPTRAKPEQTTLKMTPMRRAIGLLVQHPEIGREIPLHTELSALKQPGIDLLLKLHQQTHAQPLTSAQILELWRGEPEEKALRQLARWEHHLDAEKAVHEFFGIFAYFIDMFVEQRANELLEKERTAPLNKTEKQEYLTLLQYLKDREKR; this is encoded by the coding sequence ATGGCAGGTTTAATTCCTAAAAGCTTTATTCACGATCTCATTGAACGAGCCGATGTGGTAGAGATTGTTGATAGCCGTGTGCCACTAAAAAAAGCTGGCCGTAATTATCAAGCCTGTTGCCCCTTTCATAATGAAAAATCACCGAGCTTTACCGTAGCCCCTGATAAGCAGTTTTATCATTGTTTCGGTTGTGGCGAGCACGGTAATGCGCTCGATTTCTTGATGAAGTTTGATGGCCTTGAGTTTCCTGAGGCGGTTGAAGAACTAGCGCATATGCTTGGTCTTGAAGTGCCGCGCGAGACCTCGACAAATCCAGCGGCGGATGCGCGTAAGCGTGCGCAAGAGTCGAGTGACTATGAACAAATGGAGCGCGCCACTAAGTTTTTTGCACACCAGTTACGTCACCACGCCAACTCAAAACGTGTCATCGATTATTTGAAAGGCCGAGGTTTAAGCGGCGATATTGTGAAGCAATTTCAAATTGGCTATGCCCCAGATGGCTGGGACGGCATTTTGAACGCGTTAGGATCAGACCAACGATCAAAACAGCAGTTAGTTGATCTGAAACTTGTGAATCAAAATGAGCAAGGCCGCTATTACGACTTCTTTCGTGATCGGGTGATGTTTCCGATACGAGACCGACGGGGACGCGTCGTCGGTTTTGGCGGACGTATTCTAGAAGGCGACGGGCCGAAGTATTTGAACTCGCCAGAAACCCGTATTTTCCATAAAGGTCGTGAGCTTTACGGCTTTTATGAAGCACGGCAAGCCAACCGTGAACTCGAACAAGTGGTTATTGTTGAGGGCTACATGGATGTTGTCGCATTAGCGCAGGCAGGTATTAGCTTTGCTGTCGCCTCGCTTGGCACCGCAACGACAACCGAACAGTTACAAATGTTATTTCGCGCCACGCGCAAAGTTGTGTGTTGTTACGATGGCGACCGAGCGGGGCGTGACGCCGCTTGGCGAGCCTTAGAAAATGCCTTGCCGTTGCTCAACGATGGCATCGAATTAAGCTTCTTATTCTTACCTGACGGTGAAGACCCCGATACGCTTGTTCGTAAAGAAGGCGCTGAAGCGTTCGCCCAGCGGCTACAAAACGCGCAAAGTTTCACCGATTACTTCTTTTCGCACCTAACTGAAACCATTGATGTGCAGTCTGATGCCGGTAAGTCATTGTTGCTGAAGCAAGTCAAACCGCTTATCGAACGCATTGCGAGTGACTTCTATCGTGAAACCTTGATGGAACGCTTAGCGAGATTACTACGTCGGGAAACCTCACAATTAGAAGCGCAGATTAAAGCGCCGACAAGAGCTAAACCTGAGCAAACCACGCTGAAAATGACGCCGATGCGCCGAGCCATCGGGCTATTGGTGCAGCACCCTGAAATCGGTCGCGAAATTCCGTTGCACACCGAATTAAGTGCGTTAAAGCAACCCGGTATCGACTTGTTGCTGAAGTTGCACCAGCAGACGCACGCGCAGCCATTAACTTCGGCACAAATATTGGAACTGTGGCGCGGCGAGCCCGAAGAAAAGGCATTACGCCAATTGGCGCGTTGGGAGCATCATCTCGATGCCGAAAAAGCCGTGCACGAATTCTTTGGTATCTTTGCTTACTTCATTGATATGTTCGTTGAACAACGGGCGAATGAGCTGCTCGAAAAAGAGCGAACTGCCCCGTTGAATAAGACCGAAAAACAGGAATACCTCACCTTGTTGCAGTATTTAAAAGATCGTGAAAAACGCTAA
- the queA gene encoding tRNA preQ1(34) S-adenosylmethionine ribosyltransferase-isomerase QueA, producing MNVKDFSFELPDELIARYPQPERSASRLLCLNGTTGAVTHQTFKNIVDHIQAGDLLIFNDTRVIPARMLGEKVSGGKVEVLVERIIDEHRVLAHLRSNRSPKPGAKMILEGAVEVEMVGRQDALFELQFNTDEPVLTVLEQYGHMPLPPYIDRPDEDSDRERYQTVYNKKPGAVAAPTAGLHFDDAILEQLRKKGAEFAYVTLHVGAGTFQPVRVDNIEEHHMHSEYAEVPEETIAAIEATRQRGGRVIAVGTTSVRSLESAAQAAKQKGEALQPFFSDTDIFIYPGYEFQIVDAMITNFHLPESTLIMLVSAFAGREHVLNAYAEAVQERYRFFSYGDAMFVTRTER from the coding sequence ATGAACGTTAAAGATTTTAGCTTTGAATTACCTGATGAATTAATTGCACGTTATCCACAACCGGAGCGCAGTGCTAGCCGCTTACTGTGTCTGAACGGTACAACTGGTGCGGTGACACATCAAACCTTTAAAAATATTGTGGACCACATTCAAGCGGGTGATCTTCTAATTTTTAACGATACCCGAGTGATACCGGCGCGAATGCTGGGTGAAAAGGTATCTGGCGGTAAAGTTGAAGTGCTGGTTGAGCGGATCATCGATGAGCACCGCGTACTCGCTCATTTGCGTAGCAACCGCTCACCGAAACCTGGCGCAAAAATGATTTTAGAAGGCGCGGTGGAAGTCGAAATGGTCGGCCGCCAGGATGCCTTGTTTGAATTGCAGTTTAATACCGATGAGCCGGTATTAACTGTGCTTGAGCAATATGGGCATATGCCATTGCCACCGTATATCGACCGTCCCGATGAGGACAGCGACCGCGAGCGCTATCAAACCGTCTACAACAAAAAACCTGGTGCGGTGGCTGCACCGACAGCAGGTCTTCACTTCGATGATGCGATATTAGAACAGTTGCGCAAGAAGGGCGCCGAGTTTGCTTATGTCACACTCCATGTGGGTGCCGGAACATTCCAGCCAGTGCGTGTGGATAATATCGAAGAGCATCACATGCATAGTGAATATGCAGAAGTGCCAGAAGAAACCATTGCAGCTATTGAGGCGACACGTCAGCGCGGTGGACGAGTGATTGCTGTTGGTACTACCTCTGTTCGCTCTCTGGAATCGGCAGCACAAGCTGCGAAACAAAAGGGTGAGGCGCTACAACCATTCTTTTCTGACACAGATATTTTTATTTATCCTGGTTATGAATTCCAAATTGTGGATGCCATGATCACGAACTTCCATTTACCAGAATCGACTCTCATTATGTTGGTGTCGGCTTTTGCCGGACGTGAGCACGTGCTCAATGCCTATGCGGAAGCGGTGCAAGAGCGCTACCGCTTCTTTAGTTATGGCGATGCAATGTTTGTGACCCGAACAGAGCGCTAA
- the tgt gene encoding tRNA guanosine(34) transglycosylase Tgt, translating into MKFELLKTSGKARRGRMVFDRGVVETPAFMPVGTAGTVKGMTPEEVKATGAQICLGNTFHLMLRPGTSIIKQHGDLHDFMNWDKPILTDSGGFQVFSLGELRKITEEGVTFRSPINGEKILLTPEKSMEVQRDLGSDIVMIFDECTPYPATQAEARSSMELSLRWAERSKTAHGDNPSALFGIIQGGMYEELRTISLEGLTDIGFDGYAIGGLSVGEPKEDMMRILDHIAPEMPIDKPRYLMGVGKPEDLVEAVRRGVDMFDCVMPTRNARNGHLFVSNGVVKIRNAVHRTDTGPLDPECDCYTCKNYSRAYLHHLDRSNEMLGGRLNTIHNLHFYQKVMQDLRDAIDDDRLEQHVAEFYAKRGMEVPALK; encoded by the coding sequence ATGAAATTTGAATTATTGAAAACCTCGGGCAAAGCGCGCCGAGGGCGTATGGTTTTTGATCGCGGTGTAGTTGAAACACCAGCGTTTATGCCCGTAGGTACTGCGGGTACCGTAAAAGGCATGACACCAGAAGAAGTCAAAGCAACAGGTGCTCAAATTTGTTTGGGTAACACCTTCCACCTTATGCTGCGTCCAGGTACGTCGATTATTAAGCAACACGGTGATTTGCATGACTTTATGAATTGGGACAAACCAATTCTGACCGATTCAGGTGGCTTCCAAGTATTCAGCTTAGGTGAGCTCCGTAAAATTACCGAAGAAGGTGTGACCTTCCGCTCACCCATTAACGGCGAGAAAATTCTCCTCACCCCTGAGAAATCAATGGAAGTGCAGCGCGACCTTGGTTCAGACATCGTGATGATTTTCGACGAATGCACGCCATACCCAGCAACACAAGCGGAAGCGCGCTCGTCAATGGAGTTGTCATTGCGCTGGGCGGAACGTTCAAAAACCGCACATGGCGATAATCCATCGGCATTATTTGGAATCATTCAAGGTGGTATGTACGAAGAGTTGCGCACTATCTCGCTTGAAGGGCTTACGGATATCGGCTTTGATGGTTATGCCATCGGCGGTTTGTCGGTTGGTGAACCAAAAGAAGATATGATGCGAATCTTAGATCACATCGCGCCAGAAATGCCAATTGATAAACCGCGCTACCTGATGGGTGTCGGTAAACCAGAAGATTTAGTGGAAGCCGTACGTCGTGGCGTCGATATGTTTGACTGCGTGATGCCAACACGAAATGCGCGTAACGGTCATTTGTTTGTTAGTAACGGTGTCGTCAAAATCCGTAATGCGGTACATCGTACCGATACTGGCCCGCTTGATCCTGAGTGTGATTGCTATACCTGTAAGAATTATTCTCGTGCATATTTGCATCACTTAGACCGTTCTAACGAGATGCTTGGTGGTCGCTTGAATACCATCCACAATCTGCATTTTTATCAGAAGGTCATGCAAGATTTACGCGACGCCATTGATGACGATCGTTTAGAACAGCACGTCGCTGAGTTTTACGCCAAGCGTGGCATGGAAGTACCCGCGCTTAAATAG